A stretch of the Bordetella genomosp. 8 genome encodes the following:
- a CDS encoding LysR substrate-binding domain-containing protein, with product MRYDLTSLDLFIAVAEDKNLTKAAQRKHLAVSAISKRIAELETQAGSPLLVRYARGVDLTPAGQSLLHYARQMQHTLSLMDEELAGYAAGVKGHVRIHAITSALAQFLPGDIERFANDYPQIKFDIEERVGTAVVRAVADGHADLGIFAEQTPAHGLQLFPYRQDELVVVVPATHALARRQKVRFDTVLDHEFVGPHLDSSVHALLTAEAKKRGKPLRPRIRISGFDCMCKLVEAQLGIAVLPRAVAAPYLRGGKLRALTLAEPWARRSLLIGVRSLETLPPTARSLVGYLRA from the coding sequence ATGCGATACGACCTGACCAGCCTGGATTTGTTTATCGCCGTGGCCGAGGACAAGAACCTGACCAAGGCAGCGCAGCGCAAGCATCTGGCCGTATCGGCCATCAGCAAGCGCATCGCCGAACTGGAGACGCAGGCGGGCTCGCCCCTGCTGGTGCGCTATGCGCGCGGTGTGGACCTGACACCGGCGGGGCAATCCCTGCTGCACTACGCGCGCCAGATGCAGCATACGCTTTCCCTGATGGACGAAGAACTGGCGGGCTATGCCGCCGGGGTGAAGGGCCACGTGCGCATCCACGCCATCACGTCCGCCCTGGCGCAATTCCTGCCGGGCGACATCGAACGATTCGCCAACGACTATCCGCAGATCAAGTTCGACATCGAGGAACGCGTGGGCACGGCGGTGGTGCGGGCCGTGGCCGATGGCCATGCCGACCTCGGGATCTTCGCCGAACAGACGCCGGCGCATGGCCTGCAACTATTCCCCTACCGGCAGGACGAACTGGTGGTCGTGGTGCCGGCGACGCACGCCCTGGCGCGCCGCCAGAAGGTGCGTTTCGACACGGTGCTGGATCACGAGTTCGTCGGTCCTCACCTGGATAGTTCGGTGCACGCGCTGTTGACGGCGGAGGCCAAGAAGCGCGGCAAGCCGCTGCGGCCGCGCATACGCATCAGCGGCTTCGATTGCATGTGCAAGCTGGTGGAAGCCCAGCTGGGGATTGCCGTGCTGCCACGGGCGGTGGCCGCGCCCTACCTGCGCGGCGGCAAGTTGCGCGCGCTGACCCTGGCCGAACCGTGGGCCAGGCGCAGCCTGCTGATCGGCGTACGCAGCCTGGAAACGCTGCCGCCCACCGCACGGTCGCTGGTGGGGTATCTGCGCGCATAG
- a CDS encoding LysR family transcriptional regulator translates to MKSDIASELMFFVLLAKHGNLSATARELDMTPPAATKRLAQLEQRLGVRLVNRTTRRASLTSEGETYLRHASRILADIREMEDQVTSSRAEPRGVLRVNATLGFGRTVIAPLVSDYARLHPDVEVRLEVTDRPVDLVEQGLDLAVRFGTLPDSRLSARRLQSNRRFLCASPAYLARHGAPQRPADLAAHRCIIHRQNDEAYGVWRFTRNRETQAIKVGGTLASNDGDIVLGWALDGHGILIRSEWDLAKYLETGRLRRLLPAYTLPSADLFVYYPASRHLSARVRTFIDFLAAHFQAPAGRPAATPGGRRARPPSA, encoded by the coding sequence ATGAAATCCGACATTGCCTCCGAGCTGATGTTCTTCGTCCTGCTGGCCAAGCACGGCAACCTGTCGGCCACCGCGCGCGAACTCGACATGACGCCGCCGGCCGCCACCAAACGCCTGGCCCAGCTGGAGCAGCGCCTGGGCGTACGCCTGGTGAATCGCACGACGCGGCGCGCCAGCCTGACCAGCGAAGGCGAAACCTATCTGCGCCACGCCAGCCGTATCCTGGCCGACATCCGCGAGATGGAAGACCAGGTCACCAGCAGCCGTGCCGAACCGCGCGGCGTGCTGCGCGTCAACGCCACCCTGGGCTTCGGCCGCACCGTGATCGCCCCGCTCGTGTCCGACTACGCCCGCCTGCACCCCGACGTCGAGGTCCGGCTGGAAGTCACCGACCGCCCCGTGGACCTGGTGGAACAGGGCCTGGACCTGGCGGTGCGCTTCGGTACGCTGCCCGACAGCCGCCTCAGCGCGCGCCGCCTGCAAAGCAACCGCCGCTTCCTATGCGCCTCGCCCGCCTACCTGGCCCGCCATGGTGCGCCGCAGCGCCCCGCCGACCTGGCGGCGCACCGTTGCATCATCCACAGGCAGAATGACGAGGCCTATGGCGTCTGGCGCTTCACACGCAATCGGGAAACCCAGGCGATCAAGGTCGGCGGCACGCTGGCCAGCAACGACGGCGACATCGTGCTGGGCTGGGCGCTGGACGGCCACGGCATCCTGATCCGCTCGGAATGGGACCTGGCCAAATACCTGGAGACAGGCCGCCTGCGCCGGCTGCTGCCGGCCTACACGCTGCCTTCGGCCGACCTGTTCGTGTACTACCCGGCCAGCCGCCATCTGTCCGCCCGGGTGCGGACCTTCATTGATTTTCTGGCGGCGCATTTCCAGGCGCCTGCGGGACGTCCGGCGGCAACGCCTGGCGGTCGTAGGGCAAGGCCTCCGTCAGCCTGA
- the zwf gene encoding glucose-6-phosphate dehydrogenase — MTAAQSTNRTPRSQMAPPATLFLFGAHGDLVKRLLVPSLYNLTRDGLVGDALHIVGVDHNKVSDEEYRGKLADFMQEMSAKRGKSEGGEPALDDKLWDGLAQRITYLEGDFLDDATYQAIKQRIEASGTRNAVFYLATAPRFFCEVVTRLAHAGLLQEGDDQFRRVIVEKPFGSDLKTAQDLNAGILAVMDEKQVYRIDHYLGKETVQNILVSRFSNGLFEAFWNNHYVDHVQITAAETVGVEQRGNFYERTGALRDMVPNHLFQLLAMVAMEPPAAFGADEVRSEKAKVVAAIRPQSPEEARRNSVRGQYAAGETGGQRVPGYREENRVAPDSCTETFVALKLWVDNWRWAGVPFYLRTGKRLGVRSTQIAICFKPAPMSPFRDTHVHRLRPNYLIIQIQPDEGMWFDFQAKKPGTTLEIDNIQMGFAYSDFFKMQPSTGYETLLYDCMIGDQTLFQRADNIENGWRAVQPFLDAWHDCKDVQMYPAGTDGPEAADELLRRDGRAWHSLK; from the coding sequence ATGACGGCCGCGCAATCGACAAACCGCACCCCGCGGTCGCAGATGGCGCCGCCGGCAACCCTCTTCCTGTTCGGCGCCCATGGCGACCTGGTCAAGCGGCTGCTCGTCCCGTCGCTGTATAACCTGACGCGCGACGGCCTGGTCGGCGACGCGCTTCATATCGTCGGCGTCGACCACAACAAGGTCAGCGACGAGGAGTACCGCGGCAAGCTGGCCGACTTCATGCAGGAAATGTCCGCCAAGCGCGGCAAGAGCGAAGGCGGCGAGCCGGCGCTGGACGACAAGCTGTGGGACGGCCTGGCGCAGCGCATCACCTACCTGGAAGGCGACTTCCTGGATGACGCGACCTACCAGGCCATCAAGCAGCGCATCGAGGCCTCCGGCACCCGCAACGCCGTGTTCTACCTGGCCACGGCGCCGCGCTTCTTCTGCGAAGTGGTCACGCGCCTGGCGCATGCCGGATTGCTGCAGGAAGGCGACGACCAGTTCCGCCGCGTCATCGTCGAAAAGCCCTTCGGCTCCGACCTGAAGACCGCGCAGGACCTGAACGCCGGCATCCTCGCCGTGATGGACGAAAAGCAGGTCTATCGCATCGACCATTACCTGGGCAAGGAAACGGTGCAGAACATCCTGGTCAGCCGTTTTTCCAACGGCCTGTTCGAGGCGTTCTGGAACAATCATTACGTCGACCACGTGCAGATCACCGCCGCCGAAACGGTGGGCGTGGAGCAGCGCGGCAATTTCTACGAGCGCACCGGCGCGCTGCGCGACATGGTGCCCAACCACCTGTTCCAGCTGCTGGCCATGGTCGCCATGGAGCCGCCCGCGGCCTTCGGCGCGGACGAGGTGCGCAGCGAAAAGGCCAAGGTGGTCGCGGCCATCCGCCCGCAGTCGCCGGAAGAAGCGCGGCGCAATTCGGTGCGCGGCCAGTATGCCGCCGGCGAGACCGGCGGCCAGCGCGTGCCCGGCTATCGCGAGGAAAACCGCGTTGCGCCGGACAGCTGCACGGAAACCTTCGTCGCGCTCAAGCTGTGGGTGGACAACTGGCGCTGGGCCGGCGTGCCCTTCTACCTGCGGACCGGCAAGCGGCTGGGCGTGCGCAGCACGCAGATCGCCATCTGCTTCAAACCCGCGCCGATGTCGCCTTTCCGGGACACGCATGTGCACCGCCTGCGCCCCAATTACCTGATCATCCAGATCCAGCCCGACGAAGGCATGTGGTTCGACTTCCAGGCCAAGAAGCCCGGCACCACGCTGGAAATCGACAATATCCAGATGGGTTTCGCCTATTCGGATTTCTTCAAGATGCAGCCGTCGACGGGCTACGAAACGCTGCTGTACGACTGCATGATCGGCGACCAGACGCTGTTCCAGCGGGCGGACAACATCGAAAACGGCTGGCGCGCGGTGCAGCCTTTCCTCGACGCCTGGCACGACTGCAAGGACGTGCAGATGTATCCGGCGGGCACGGACGGCCCCGAGGCCGCCGACGAACTGCTGCGGCGGGACGGGCGCGCATGGCACAGCCTGAAGTAG
- a CDS encoding mandelate racemase/muconate lactonizing enzyme family protein, which translates to MRIVEIREQTKPISSPIRNAYIDFSKMTLSLVAVITDVMRDGKPVVGYGFNSNGRYGQGTLMRERFIPRVLSAEPDALLDATGQNLDPHKIWDRMFINEKPGGHGERSVAMGTLDMAVWDAVAKIANKPLFQLLSERYGDGKPERRVFVYAAGGYYYPGKGLESLQDEMRGYLDRGYSVVKMKIGGASLDDDLRRIDAVLDVLQDGQRLCVDANGRFDLKTAVAYAKALSQYDLFWYEEAGDPLDYELQAELAQHYDKPMATGENLFSMQDARNLIRYGGMRPDRDWLQFDCALSYGLVEYLRTLDMLKSYGWSPSRCIPHGGHQMSLNIAAGLGLGGNESYPDLFQPYGGFPDGVRVENSHITMPDLPGIGFEGKSDLYAEMNRLSA; encoded by the coding sequence GTGCGCATCGTCGAAATCCGCGAGCAGACCAAGCCCATCAGCTCGCCCATCCGCAATGCCTATATCGATTTCAGCAAAATGACGCTCAGCCTGGTCGCCGTCATCACCGACGTGATGCGCGACGGCAAGCCCGTGGTGGGCTACGGCTTCAATTCCAATGGCCGCTATGGTCAGGGCACGCTGATGCGCGAACGTTTCATCCCGCGCGTGCTGTCCGCCGAACCCGACGCCTTGCTGGATGCCACCGGCCAGAATTTGGATCCGCACAAGATCTGGGACCGCATGTTCATCAACGAGAAGCCGGGCGGCCATGGCGAGCGTTCCGTTGCCATGGGCACCCTGGACATGGCGGTGTGGGACGCGGTCGCCAAGATCGCCAACAAGCCCTTGTTCCAGTTGCTGTCGGAGCGCTACGGCGACGGCAAGCCCGAACGCAGGGTGTTCGTCTACGCCGCCGGCGGCTACTACTACCCCGGCAAGGGACTGGAAAGCCTGCAGGACGAAATGCGCGGCTACCTGGATCGCGGTTATTCGGTCGTCAAGATGAAGATAGGCGGCGCGTCGCTGGACGACGACCTGCGCCGCATCGACGCCGTGCTGGACGTGCTGCAGGACGGCCAGCGGCTGTGCGTCGACGCCAACGGCCGCTTCGATCTGAAGACGGCCGTGGCTTATGCCAAGGCGCTCTCGCAATACGACCTGTTCTGGTACGAGGAAGCCGGCGACCCGCTGGACTACGAGCTGCAGGCCGAACTCGCGCAGCACTACGACAAGCCCATGGCCACCGGCGAAAACCTGTTCTCCATGCAGGATGCGCGCAACCTGATCCGCTACGGCGGCATGCGTCCCGACCGCGACTGGCTGCAGTTCGACTGCGCGCTCAGCTACGGCCTGGTCGAATACCTGCGCACGCTGGATATGCTGAAAAGCTACGGCTGGTCGCCCAGCCGCTGCATCCCGCATGGCGGCCACCAGATGTCCCTGAACATCGCCGCCGGATTGGGCCTGGGTGGAAACGAGTCATACCCCGACCTCTTCCAGCCCTACGGCGGTTTCCCCGACGGGGTGCGGGTGGAGAACAGCCACATCACCATGCCGGACCTGCCGGGCATCGGTTTCGAGGGCAAGAGCGACCTGTACGCGGAGATGAATCGCCTGTCTGCCTGA
- the pgl gene encoding 6-phosphogluconolactonase, whose amino-acid sequence MDKEQSCIFENTASLVTHLADWLTARIAACDGRFALALSGGSTPKPLYELLAQPERASRIDWSRVHLFWGDERFVPYDDPQSNYRMARLAMIDHVPIPPGNVHPVPADGTPESAAAAYAETLREYYGSARLEAGRPLFDVNLLGIGDDGHTASLFPGAPQVEDTRDWTVAVVGVKPEPRISLTLPALDSAAAVVFLAAGDKKRTAVSRARAHDPGVPSGRVRPQGELLWYLDRDAAGE is encoded by the coding sequence ATGGACAAGGAACAAAGCTGCATCTTCGAGAATACCGCCAGCCTGGTGACCCATCTTGCCGACTGGCTGACGGCGCGCATCGCGGCCTGCGACGGACGCTTCGCGCTGGCCCTGTCGGGCGGCAGCACGCCCAAGCCCCTGTATGAACTGCTGGCGCAGCCGGAACGCGCCAGCCGCATCGACTGGTCGCGCGTGCACCTGTTCTGGGGCGACGAACGTTTCGTGCCGTATGACGATCCGCAGAGCAACTACCGCATGGCCCGCCTGGCGATGATCGACCACGTGCCGATCCCGCCGGGCAACGTGCACCCCGTGCCGGCGGACGGCACCCCGGAATCGGCCGCCGCGGCTTATGCCGAGACGCTGCGCGAATACTACGGATCGGCGCGGCTGGAAGCCGGGCGCCCGCTGTTCGACGTGAATCTCCTGGGCATCGGCGACGATGGCCACACGGCCTCGCTGTTTCCTGGCGCGCCGCAGGTCGAGGACACGCGCGACTGGACCGTCGCGGTGGTGGGCGTGAAGCCGGAACCGCGCATATCGCTGACGCTGCCCGCGCTGGACAGCGCCGCCGCCGTGGTATTCCTGGCGGCGGGAGACAAGAAGCGCACCGCCGTCAGCCGCGCGCGGGCGCACGATCCCGGCGTGCCCTCCGGCCGCGTACGGCCGCAGGGCGAACTGCTGTGGTACCTGGACAGGGACGCGGCGGGCGAGTAG
- a CDS encoding ASCH domain-containing protein, with protein MKAQPLRFDRNVIDDVLAGRKVQARRILKPQPPDNTVSWLREIGPGGKWMAVEEPPPTPSRRRIRRMVCPYGEPGQSIRVYDDAGTAFGVVTLVGVRIQRLQDISEADVVAEGCAEGQSARGGFLPGMPLKSIFAVAWCETNGARAWAVNPWVWALEFRLTEALPYDRQALPPDVPQAPGNAPPENQ; from the coding sequence ATGAAAGCGCAACCGCTAAGATTCGATCGCAACGTGATCGACGATGTCCTGGCCGGCAGGAAGGTCCAGGCGCGTCGGATACTCAAGCCGCAGCCGCCCGACAACACGGTCAGCTGGCTGCGGGAAATCGGCCCGGGCGGCAAGTGGATGGCGGTGGAAGAGCCGCCGCCGACGCCTTCGCGCCGACGGATACGCCGCATGGTGTGTCCATACGGTGAACCGGGCCAGAGCATCCGGGTGTACGACGATGCAGGCACCGCCTTCGGGGTGGTAACCCTGGTGGGCGTGCGCATCCAGCGGCTGCAGGATATCAGCGAGGCCGACGTCGTCGCCGAAGGCTGTGCCGAAGGCCAGAGCGCGCGCGGCGGCTTCCTGCCGGGCATGCCCTTGAAATCCATATTCGCGGTGGCCTGGTGCGAAACCAATGGCGCGCGCGCCTGGGCGGTGAATCCCTGGGTCTGGGCCCTGGAATTCAGGCTGACGGAGGCCTTGCCCTACGACCGCCAGGCGTTGCCGCCGGACGTCCCGCAGGCGCCTGGAAATGCGCCGCCAGAAAATCAATGA
- a CDS encoding Cof-type HAD-IIB family hydrolase produces MAQPEVGPGAIRLLVSDVDGTLVRPDKQISAATIAAVRALRGAGIAFTLVSSRPPRGMLPLIRLLDLDVPTAAFNGGAIVDTGGRTIESHPLSVENARIALDTFAGQPVETWVFADDKWLLRDPDGPYVPLERHTLGFDGTLVDSFEPYLDRIGKIVAASADADGLIRLEKEINPRIAPGAHASRSQVYYLDVNHARANKGDAVEALARHLGVSLAETAVIGDGDNDVPMFQRAGLSIAMGQASAQVRSQATVTTASNADDGLAAAVHRFILPAA; encoded by the coding sequence ATGGCACAGCCTGAAGTAGGCCCGGGCGCCATCCGGCTGCTGGTATCGGACGTCGACGGCACGCTGGTCCGGCCGGACAAGCAGATCAGCGCGGCCACCATCGCGGCGGTGCGCGCGCTGCGCGGCGCGGGCATCGCCTTCACGCTCGTCAGCAGCCGGCCACCGCGCGGCATGCTGCCGCTGATCCGCCTGCTGGACCTGGACGTACCGACCGCCGCCTTCAATGGCGGCGCCATCGTCGATACCGGCGGACGCACCATCGAGTCGCATCCGCTGTCGGTGGAAAACGCCCGCATCGCCTTGGACACCTTCGCCGGCCAGCCCGTGGAAACCTGGGTATTTGCCGACGACAAATGGCTGCTGCGCGATCCGGACGGGCCTTACGTGCCGCTCGAGCGGCACACGCTGGGCTTCGACGGCACCCTGGTCGACAGCTTCGAGCCCTACCTGGACCGCATCGGCAAGATCGTCGCCGCCAGTGCGGACGCGGACGGCCTGATCCGTCTGGAAAAGGAGATCAACCCGCGCATCGCGCCCGGCGCGCATGCCTCGCGCTCGCAGGTCTACTACCTGGACGTCAACCATGCCCGCGCCAACAAGGGTGACGCGGTGGAAGCGCTGGCACGCCACCTGGGCGTATCGCTGGCGGAAACCGCGGTGATCGGCGATGGCGACAACGACGTGCCCATGTTCCAGCGAGCCGGCCTGTCCATCGCCATGGGGCAGGCAAGCGCGCAGGTGCGGTCCCAGGCCACGGTCACCACCGCCAGCAATGCCGACGACGGGCTGGCGGCGGCGGTGCACCGCTTCATTCTTCCCGCGGCCTGA
- a CDS encoding bifunctional transaldolase/phosoglucose isomerase: MNTTTKNPLVRLAEAGQAIWLDFLSREFLAQGGLDKLVREDSLTGVTSNPSIFEKAMGHGESYDEQLHAILYQADAEPGDVYEQLAVRDIQHAADALRPVYDRLNGKDGYVSLEVSPYLAYDTEGTLNEARRLWKAVDRPNLMIKVPGTPQGVPAIRQLIEDGINVNVTLLFSRDAYRAVALAYIDGLEARAKAGKPVDRLASVASFFISRIDSRIDKNIDEALKNPGADGDRLNALKGKIAIANAKLAYQDYLGLIGEDRWKALAQKGAHPQRLLWASTGTKNPAYPATLYVDELIGPDTVNTMPAPTMDAFREKGTVETTLTRDVDTARRQLEDAQKLGLDLDGVTRELVEDGTRQFSDAFDALLGAVAAKRMTYLGEQVNGVAYELPKPLADAVDKCLDRARADGWARRLWQHDASMWTGQQEDRWVGWLAAGQGKQVDADAVAALARELQAERYTHAVLLGMGGSSLGPEVLAQTLGESGQGLALHALDSTNPEEICAVERGIDFARTLFIVSSKSGSTLEPEILNAHFHAATVAAVGQENAGKHFIAITDPGSKLEAAAKQAGYRAIFHGDPTIGGRYSVLSVFGLVPLGVMGHNVAHFLETTQTMVRACGPSSPPSVNPGVRLGAILGEAARAGRDKVTIFASPAVASIGSWLEQLLAESTGKHGKGIVPVDLEPIGTPDVYGQDRVFAYLRCAEDDTTQLDAKVQALAAAGQPVIRITLPRPAAIGQEFFRWEVATAIAGAVIGIDPFDQPDVEASKIKTRALTDAYEKTGQLPAETPIAEDGELAFYGDKSLAADGTVEGVLKAHLARLGQGDYAAVLAYVARNAAHERQIAGLRATVRDRRKVATVGGFGPRFLHSTGQAYKGGPNSGVFLQITADPARDLPIPGRKISFGTVQAAQASGDLQVLAERGRRYLRVHIKGGDVESGLARLAKAVKQVTN; encoded by the coding sequence ATGAACACAACGACCAAGAACCCGCTGGTCCGGCTGGCGGAAGCCGGACAGGCCATCTGGCTGGATTTCCTGAGCCGTGAATTCCTGGCGCAGGGCGGCCTGGACAAGCTGGTGCGCGAGGACAGCCTGACCGGCGTCACCTCCAACCCGTCCATCTTCGAAAAGGCGATGGGCCATGGGGAATCCTACGACGAGCAGCTGCACGCCATCCTGTACCAGGCCGATGCCGAGCCCGGCGACGTCTACGAGCAACTGGCGGTGCGCGATATCCAGCACGCCGCCGACGCGCTGCGGCCGGTGTACGACCGCCTGAACGGCAAGGACGGCTACGTCAGCCTGGAAGTCTCGCCCTACCTGGCCTACGACACCGAAGGCACCCTGAACGAAGCGCGCCGCCTGTGGAAGGCGGTGGACCGGCCCAACCTGATGATCAAGGTGCCGGGAACGCCGCAAGGCGTGCCGGCCATCCGCCAGCTGATCGAGGACGGCATCAACGTCAACGTCACGCTGCTGTTCTCGCGCGACGCCTACCGCGCGGTGGCGCTGGCCTATATCGACGGCCTGGAAGCCCGCGCCAAGGCCGGCAAGCCGGTGGACAGGCTGGCCAGCGTGGCCAGCTTCTTCATCAGCCGTATCGATAGCCGCATCGACAAGAACATCGACGAAGCCCTGAAAAACCCGGGCGCCGACGGCGACCGCCTGAACGCGCTCAAGGGCAAGATCGCCATCGCCAACGCCAAGCTGGCCTACCAGGACTACCTGGGACTGATCGGCGAGGACCGCTGGAAGGCGCTGGCGCAGAAAGGCGCGCATCCGCAACGCCTGCTGTGGGCCTCCACCGGCACCAAGAATCCCGCCTATCCGGCCACGCTGTATGTCGACGAACTGATCGGCCCGGATACGGTCAACACCATGCCCGCGCCCACCATGGACGCATTCCGCGAGAAAGGCACGGTCGAAACGACACTGACGCGCGATGTCGACACGGCGCGCCGGCAGCTGGAAGACGCGCAGAAGCTGGGGCTGGACCTGGATGGCGTCACGCGCGAACTGGTGGAAGACGGCACCAGGCAGTTCTCCGACGCCTTCGACGCGCTGCTGGGCGCGGTGGCCGCCAAGCGCATGACCTACCTGGGCGAACAGGTCAACGGCGTGGCGTACGAACTGCCCAAGCCGCTGGCCGATGCCGTCGACAAGTGCCTGGACCGCGCGCGCGCCGACGGCTGGGCGCGGCGCCTGTGGCAGCATGATGCATCCATGTGGACCGGCCAGCAGGAAGACCGCTGGGTGGGCTGGCTGGCCGCCGGACAGGGCAAGCAGGTCGATGCCGACGCCGTTGCCGCGCTGGCGCGCGAGCTGCAGGCCGAACGCTACACCCACGCCGTGCTGCTCGGCATGGGCGGCTCCAGCCTGGGACCGGAAGTGCTGGCGCAGACGCTGGGCGAATCGGGCCAGGGCCTGGCGCTGCATGCGTTGGACTCCACCAATCCGGAAGAAATCTGCGCCGTCGAACGCGGCATCGATTTCGCGCGCACGCTGTTCATCGTATCGAGCAAGTCGGGCTCCACGCTGGAGCCGGAGATCCTTAACGCGCATTTCCACGCGGCCACCGTGGCGGCCGTCGGCCAGGAAAACGCCGGCAAGCATTTCATCGCCATCACCGACCCGGGATCGAAGCTGGAAGCGGCCGCCAAACAGGCCGGCTACCGCGCCATCTTCCATGGCGATCCGACCATCGGCGGCCGCTATTCGGTGCTGTCGGTGTTCGGCCTGGTGCCGCTGGGCGTCATGGGCCACAACGTCGCGCACTTCCTGGAGACAACCCAGACCATGGTGCGCGCCTGCGGCCCGTCGTCGCCGCCCTCGGTCAACCCGGGCGTGCGCCTGGGCGCCATCCTGGGCGAGGCCGCCCGCGCCGGCCGCGACAAGGTCACCATCTTCGCATCGCCCGCGGTCGCCAGCATCGGCTCGTGGCTGGAACAGCTGCTGGCCGAATCCACCGGCAAGCACGGCAAGGGCATCGTGCCGGTGGATCTCGAACCGATAGGCACGCCCGACGTCTACGGCCAGGACCGCGTGTTCGCCTACCTGCGCTGCGCCGAAGACGACACCACCCAGCTCGACGCCAAGGTGCAGGCCCTGGCCGCCGCCGGGCAGCCGGTCATCCGCATCACGCTGCCGCGGCCGGCCGCCATCGGACAGGAATTCTTCCGTTGGGAAGTCGCCACCGCCATCGCCGGCGCCGTCATCGGCATCGATCCCTTCGACCAGCCCGACGTCGAAGCCAGCAAGATCAAGACGCGCGCCCTGACGGACGCCTACGAGAAAACCGGCCAGTTGCCCGCCGAGACGCCCATCGCCGAAGACGGCGAACTGGCCTTCTACGGCGACAAGTCGCTGGCCGCCGATGGCACCGTCGAAGGTGTGCTGAAGGCGCATCTGGCCCGCCTGGGCCAGGGCGACTACGCCGCGGTGCTGGCCTATGTGGCGCGCAACGCCGCGCACGAACGGCAGATCGCCGGCCTGCGCGCGACGGTGCGCGACCGCCGCAAGGTCGCCACGGTGGGCGGCTTCGGCCCTCGCTTCCTGCATTCCACCGGGCAGGCCTACAAGGGCGGCCCGAACAGCGGCGTATTCCTGCAGATCACCGCCGATCCGGCGCGCGACCTGCCCATCCCGGGGCGCAAGATCAGCTTCGGCACGGTGCAGGCGGCGCAGGCGTCCGGCGACCTGCAGGTGCTGGCCGAGCGCGGCCGGCGCTATCTGCGGGTACACATCAAGGGCGGAGACGTGGAAAGCGGCCTGGCGCGCCTGGCCAAGGCCGTCAAGCAGGTGACGAACTGA
- the gnd gene encoding phosphogluconate dehydrogenase (NAD(+)-dependent, decarboxylating): MQLGLIGLGRMGANIARRLMRNKHEVIVYNRSLDKVKELQSEGATGVDNVEALIAKLEKPRAVWVMLPAGAVTEHMIDTLAGLMEPGDIIIDGGNTMYKDDIRRAKALAARQIEYVDVGTSGGIWGLERGYCMMIGGEDKVVKHLDPIFSCLAPGLGDIPRTPGREGRDARAEQGYIHAGPAGSGHFVKMVHNGIEYGIMQAYAEGFDILKTKGSDQLPEDQRLNIEVADVAEVWRRGSVVSSWLLDLTAIALAKDPKLAGFSGDVADSGEGRWTIDAAVEQAVPAPVLASALFARFRSRQDATFGDKMLSAMRFGFGGHVEEKK, translated from the coding sequence ATGCAACTCGGATTGATTGGACTTGGGCGCATGGGCGCCAACATCGCGCGCCGCCTGATGCGGAACAAGCACGAAGTCATCGTGTACAACCGCAGCCTGGACAAGGTCAAGGAACTGCAGTCCGAAGGCGCGACGGGCGTCGACAACGTGGAAGCCCTGATCGCCAAGCTGGAGAAGCCCCGCGCGGTCTGGGTCATGCTCCCGGCCGGCGCCGTCACCGAACACATGATCGATACGCTGGCGGGCCTGATGGAGCCGGGCGACATCATCATCGACGGCGGCAACACCATGTACAAGGACGATATCCGCCGCGCCAAGGCGCTGGCGGCGCGCCAGATCGAATACGTGGACGTCGGCACCTCGGGCGGCATCTGGGGCCTGGAGCGCGGCTACTGCATGATGATCGGCGGCGAGGACAAGGTCGTGAAGCACCTGGACCCGATCTTCTCCTGCCTGGCGCCGGGACTGGGCGACATCCCCCGCACCCCGGGCCGCGAAGGCCGCGACGCGCGCGCCGAACAGGGCTACATCCATGCCGGTCCCGCCGGTTCGGGCCACTTCGTCAAGATGGTCCACAACGGCATCGAGTACGGCATCATGCAGGCCTATGCCGAAGGCTTCGACATCCTCAAGACCAAGGGCTCCGACCAGTTGCCGGAAGACCAGCGCCTGAACATCGAAGTGGCCGACGTCGCCGAGGTCTGGCGGCGCGGCAGCGTGGTTTCGTCCTGGCTGCTGGACCTGACGGCCATCGCGCTGGCCAAGGATCCCAAGCTGGCGGGCTTTTCCGGCGACGTGGCCGACAGCGGCGAAGGCCGTTGGACCATCGATGCCGCCGTCGAGCAGGCCGTGCCTGCGCCGGTGCTGGCGAGCGCCCTGTTCGCCCGCTTCCGCTCGCGCCAGGACGCCACCTTCGGCGACAAGATGCTGTCCGCGATGCGCTTCGGCTTCGGCGGCCACGTCGAGGAGAAAAAATAA